The Acetomicrobium flavidum genome window below encodes:
- a CDS encoding IclR family transcriptional regulator, translating into MPGVVNIRVLDRAVDVMNCLADIGQPVGLSDIVDRISLPKTTVFRILNTLEGHSLVVRYNGQYAIGPAVLFWASAYKAQNVLLEMAKPYLVELWDFTRETVHLISFDGEEAYYIEKLDTPHPVRMHSRIGAHLILYSTAAGKAILSALTKEEIDEYLNKVTLVPRTPNTIVDKERLLEELSKIRQEGFAKDLQENEEGICCVGAAVLQNGRPVGAISVSAPAYRFTAEKMLEAGRKVQEVAAKVSEALSSIPSIR; encoded by the coding sequence ATGCCTGGCGTTGTCAACATACGAGTCTTGGACCGAGCAGTGGATGTCATGAACTGTCTTGCCGATATCGGACAACCTGTCGGCCTGTCGGATATTGTCGATAGGATCTCCCTGCCTAAGACCACCGTCTTTCGGATCTTGAACACCTTGGAAGGACATTCCTTGGTGGTTCGCTACAACGGCCAATACGCAATCGGGCCTGCCGTGCTCTTTTGGGCGAGCGCCTATAAGGCGCAAAATGTGCTGCTTGAGATGGCTAAGCCTTATTTAGTGGAACTTTGGGACTTCACGAGGGAGACGGTGCATCTTATATCCTTCGACGGAGAAGAGGCTTACTACATAGAAAAATTGGATACGCCTCATCCTGTCAGAATGCATTCTCGCATAGGGGCTCACTTAATCCTTTATAGCACCGCAGCAGGCAAGGCAATTTTGTCCGCCTTGACCAAGGAAGAGATTGACGAATATTTGAATAAAGTAACTCTCGTTCCTAGAACTCCCAATACCATTGTCGACAAGGAAAGGTTGCTCGAGGAGTTGTCTAAGATCCGGCAGGAAGGATTTGCCAAGGACCTGCAGGAAAATGAAGAGGGGATTTGTTGCGTTGGTGCAGCCGTATTACAAAACGGGCGCCCAGTGGGAGCCATAAGCGTTTCCGCCCCGGCTTACAGATTCACCGCGGAAAAGATGCTTGAAGCCGGAAGGAAGGTCCAGGAAGTGGCGGCAAAGGTCTCGGAGGCGTTGAGCTCGATCCCAAGCATTCGTTAA
- a CDS encoding sodium-dependent transporter — protein MAEREQLATRLGFILVSAGCAVGLGNVWRFPYITGRYGGAIFVLFYVIFLMVMGLPIMVCEYSMGRASRRNLAGAMLTLEPAGTKWHIYGYVGVLGNLILMMFYTTVSGWGMAYIYYSAAGRLSGLTPQEVGAFFNSFISNVPEVTIWMALTVVLGFMVCSIGLQAGVERASKVLMSGLFLLLIVLIVRSVTLPGAEKGLAFYLKPDFSKLNWEAVYAAMSQAFFSLSLGIGSMTIFGSYLSKDRALMGESIYVIFFGALSALMSGLVIFPACFAFGVDAGAGPGLIFVTLPNVFNSMVGGRLWGTLFFIFLSFASLTTVIAVFEHLIAFAMDEWKWSRKKASYVGIVVLFIASLPCVLGFGPWSGFHPLGGNTGILDLEDFIVGFNLLPLGSLIFVLFCTLKRGWGWHNFIREANIGIGPKFPETLRGYMTHVLPFAILFIFVMGYYQFFRVG, from the coding sequence CTTTTTTACGTCATCTTTCTCATGGTCATGGGGCTTCCAATCATGGTGTGCGAGTATTCAATGGGACGGGCAAGCAGAAGGAACTTGGCTGGAGCAATGCTGACACTTGAGCCTGCAGGTACAAAGTGGCATATCTATGGCTACGTGGGCGTTTTGGGCAATTTAATCTTGATGATGTTTTATACGACTGTTTCGGGATGGGGTATGGCTTATATCTATTATTCAGCCGCAGGCCGTCTTTCAGGGCTCACACCGCAGGAGGTAGGAGCCTTCTTTAATTCCTTTATCTCAAATGTCCCGGAAGTGACCATCTGGATGGCCTTGACGGTGGTATTGGGTTTTATGGTGTGTTCGATAGGATTGCAGGCAGGAGTAGAGCGGGCAAGCAAAGTATTGATGTCAGGCCTTTTCCTGCTCTTGATAGTTCTCATTGTGCGTTCTGTTACGCTGCCAGGCGCAGAAAAAGGACTGGCTTTTTATCTTAAGCCGGATTTTTCCAAGCTGAATTGGGAAGCGGTCTATGCAGCGATGAGCCAGGCGTTCTTCTCCCTGAGCTTAGGGATAGGAAGCATGACGATTTTCGGAAGTTATCTGAGCAAGGATCGTGCCCTTATGGGCGAATCGATATACGTCATATTTTTTGGAGCCCTATCGGCCCTGATGTCTGGCTTAGTGATCTTTCCTGCCTGTTTTGCCTTTGGAGTGGACGCCGGGGCAGGGCCTGGATTGATATTCGTGACACTTCCCAACGTGTTCAACTCGATGGTGGGAGGAAGGTTGTGGGGGACGCTCTTTTTCATCTTCTTATCCTTTGCCTCGTTGACCACTGTGATAGCAGTATTTGAGCACCTCATAGCCTTCGCCATGGACGAGTGGAAGTGGAGCAGGAAGAAGGCCTCTTACGTGGGCATCGTGGTCCTGTTCATCGCCTCATTGCCTTGCGTCTTGGGATTCGGGCCTTGGAGCGGATTTCACCCACTTGGCGGCAATACGGGAATACTTGATCTGGAGGACTTCATTGTCGGTTTCAACCTGCTTCCGTTGGGGTCCCTCATATTTGTATTGTTTTGCACACTTAAGCGAGGATGGGGATGGCATAACTTTATTAGGGAGGCCAACATTGGCATAGGGCCAAAGTTTCCAGAGACTCTTAGGGGCTACATGACCCATGTATTGCCCTTCGCGATCCTTTTTATATTCGTGATGGGTTATTATCAATTTTTCAGGGTGGGCTAA